From one Microbacterium aurum genomic stretch:
- a CDS encoding ABC transporter ATP-binding protein, with protein sequence MIVAENLTKRYGEKTAVSDVSFTVQPGKVTGFLGPNGAGKSTTMRMIVGLDRPTSGHVTVGGADYRSLRSPLTDLGILLDAKAVHTGRSARSHLRAMAATHGIPRSRVDEVLEITGLTQVARRRAGKFSLGMGQRLGIAAALLGDPHTLILDEPVNGLDPEGVRWVRQFVRGQAAQGRTVLLSSHLMSEMSLTADHVIVLGRGRVLADAPIDELVRGWTRTTVTVRTPRADELTRLVAGPDVTIEAAEAGALLITGVDAAVIGDTAAAHGIPLHELSPRAGSLEDAYLALTETAVEYKTKDA encoded by the coding sequence ATGATCGTTGCAGAGAACCTCACGAAGCGATACGGCGAGAAGACCGCCGTCTCCGACGTCTCCTTCACCGTGCAGCCCGGCAAGGTGACCGGCTTCCTCGGGCCGAACGGCGCCGGCAAGTCGACCACCATGCGGATGATCGTCGGCCTCGATCGGCCCACATCCGGTCACGTCACGGTCGGCGGCGCGGATTACCGGAGCCTGCGGTCGCCGCTCACCGACCTCGGGATCCTGCTCGACGCGAAGGCCGTCCACACCGGGCGATCCGCTCGCAGCCACCTGCGCGCCATGGCCGCGACCCACGGCATCCCCCGTTCCCGCGTCGACGAGGTGCTGGAGATCACCGGTCTCACGCAGGTCGCCCGCCGCCGTGCCGGGAAGTTCTCGCTCGGCATGGGCCAGCGTCTCGGCATCGCCGCGGCGCTCCTCGGAGATCCCCACACGCTGATCCTCGACGAGCCCGTCAACGGGCTCGACCCCGAGGGCGTGCGCTGGGTGCGCCAGTTCGTCCGTGGGCAGGCGGCGCAGGGGCGCACCGTGCTGCTGTCGAGCCACCTGATGAGCGAGATGTCGCTCACCGCCGACCACGTCATCGTCCTCGGTCGCGGCCGGGTGCTCGCCGATGCGCCCATCGACGAGCTGGTCCGGGGGTGGACGCGCACCACCGTGACCGTGCGCACGCCGCGCGCCGACGAGCTCACCCGGCTCGTGGCCGGCCCCGACGTCACGATCGAGGCGGCAGAGGCCGGTGCGCTCCTGATCACCGGTGTGGATGCCGCCGTCATCGGCGACACCGCCGCCGCCCACGGCATTCCGCTGCACGAGCTCAGCCCCCGCGCCGGCTCGCTCGAGGACGCCTACCTCGCCCTCACCGAGACCGCCGTCGAGTACAAGACGAAGGACGCATGA
- the pepN gene encoding aminopeptidase N, with translation MPGENLTRTEAQERRAIVETESYDIALDLTKGPEVFGSRAVIRFRATEGASTFIDLIAREVREITLNGRAIDPATAFADARIALTDLAADNELVVDADCLYTNTGEGLHRFVDPVDGEVYLYSQFEVPDSRRVFAVFEQPDLKATFQFTVTAPAAWRVISNSPTPEPIVREGDDKATWAFEPTPRISSYITAIVAGPYESVFSELTSASGRVIPLGVYGRKSLWQHLDADYIFDKTREGFAYYEEKFGVPYPFAKYDQLFVPEFNAGAMENAGAVTFTETYVFRSKVTDAVKERRVVTILHELAHMWFGDLVTMKWWNDLWLNESFAEWASTIATAEATEWTEAWTTFNAMEKTWAYRQDQLPSTHPVVATINDLEDVQVNFDGITYAKGGSVLKQLAAWVGIDAFFAGVGQYFQKHAWGNTELVDLLTELEATSGRDLSTWSRKWLETAGVNTLAPELRVGDDGVISRFAIVQTAPADYPTIRPHRLGVGFYTLQGDELLRTHHIELDVDGDLTEVPELVGQRRPDLILLNDDDLAYAKIRLDDRSLQTAIAHLAKISDPLARSLVWGAAWDQTRDAEASASDYIDLVLRNIGAETESTTVRTTLGQLQLAANAYVAPERRDAARVRVADGLWELAQAAPAGSDSQLQFVTAFAGAAATPAHWEQVRALRDGDTTLAGLDIDADLSWALLVSLAAGGVVSTADIDAALAADNTAKGGEFAAQAKAALPDVAAKRAAWASLVDSADLPNTVVRSAAAGFTHPAGVETLASFVEPYFEMLLPVWDSRTYQIANYLITGLYPAALASAELRDATRAWLAAHADAPAALRRLVQENLAGVERALAVQERDAED, from the coding sequence GTGCCTGGAGAGAACCTCACCCGCACCGAGGCGCAGGAGCGCCGCGCGATCGTCGAGACCGAGTCGTACGACATCGCCCTCGATCTGACGAAGGGACCCGAGGTCTTCGGCTCCCGCGCCGTCATCCGGTTCCGCGCGACCGAAGGCGCCTCGACCTTCATCGACCTCATCGCCCGCGAAGTGCGGGAGATCACCCTCAACGGCCGCGCGATCGACCCCGCGACGGCGTTCGCCGACGCGCGCATCGCGCTGACCGACCTCGCTGCCGACAACGAGCTCGTCGTGGACGCCGACTGCCTGTACACGAACACCGGAGAGGGTCTGCACCGCTTCGTCGACCCGGTCGACGGCGAGGTCTACCTCTACTCGCAGTTCGAGGTCCCCGACTCACGGCGTGTCTTCGCGGTGTTCGAGCAGCCCGACCTCAAGGCCACCTTCCAGTTCACCGTGACCGCGCCCGCCGCGTGGCGGGTCATCTCCAACTCCCCCACCCCCGAGCCGATCGTCCGCGAGGGCGACGACAAGGCGACGTGGGCGTTCGAGCCGACTCCGCGCATCTCGTCCTACATCACCGCGATCGTCGCCGGGCCGTACGAGTCGGTCTTCAGCGAGCTGACGAGCGCGTCCGGGCGTGTCATTCCGCTGGGCGTATACGGCCGCAAGAGCCTGTGGCAGCACCTCGACGCCGACTACATCTTCGACAAGACCCGCGAGGGCTTCGCGTACTACGAGGAGAAGTTCGGGGTCCCGTATCCGTTCGCGAAGTACGACCAGCTCTTCGTCCCGGAGTTCAACGCGGGCGCCATGGAGAATGCCGGCGCGGTGACCTTCACCGAGACGTACGTGTTCCGGTCGAAGGTGACGGATGCCGTGAAGGAGCGCCGCGTCGTCACGATCCTCCACGAGCTCGCCCACATGTGGTTCGGCGACCTCGTCACGATGAAGTGGTGGAACGACCTCTGGCTGAACGAGTCGTTCGCCGAGTGGGCGTCGACGATCGCGACCGCGGAGGCCACCGAGTGGACCGAGGCGTGGACGACGTTCAACGCCATGGAGAAGACCTGGGCGTACCGTCAGGACCAGCTCCCCTCCACCCACCCCGTCGTGGCGACCATCAACGACCTCGAGGACGTGCAGGTCAACTTCGACGGCATCACGTACGCCAAGGGCGGCTCGGTGCTCAAGCAGCTGGCGGCGTGGGTCGGCATCGACGCGTTCTTCGCGGGCGTCGGGCAGTACTTCCAGAAGCACGCCTGGGGCAACACCGAACTCGTCGATCTGCTGACCGAGCTCGAGGCCACGAGCGGGCGCGACCTGTCCACCTGGTCGCGCAAGTGGCTCGAGACCGCCGGCGTCAACACTCTCGCGCCCGAGCTGCGCGTCGGCGACGACGGCGTGATCTCGCGCTTCGCGATCGTACAGACCGCGCCGGCCGACTATCCGACGATCCGACCGCACCGTCTCGGCGTCGGCTTCTACACGCTGCAGGGCGACGAGCTGCTGCGCACGCACCACATCGAGCTCGACGTCGACGGCGATCTCACCGAGGTGCCCGAGCTCGTTGGCCAGCGGCGCCCCGACCTGATCCTCCTCAACGACGACGACCTCGCCTACGCGAAGATCCGCCTCGACGACCGGTCGCTGCAGACGGCGATCGCGCACCTGGCGAAGATCAGCGACCCGCTGGCGCGCTCGCTCGTGTGGGGCGCGGCGTGGGACCAGACCCGGGATGCCGAGGCGTCGGCATCCGATTACATCGACCTCGTGCTGCGCAACATCGGCGCCGAGACCGAGTCGACGACGGTGCGGACGACCCTCGGCCAGCTCCAGCTGGCCGCGAACGCGTACGTCGCCCCGGAGCGTCGGGACGCGGCCCGCGTGCGCGTCGCGGACGGACTGTGGGAGCTCGCGCAGGCCGCGCCCGCCGGCAGTGACAGCCAGCTGCAGTTCGTGACCGCGTTCGCTGGCGCCGCCGCCACGCCGGCGCACTGGGAGCAGGTGCGCGCGCTCCGCGACGGCGACACGACGCTCGCCGGTCTCGACATCGACGCCGACCTGTCGTGGGCGCTGCTGGTGTCGCTGGCCGCCGGCGGCGTGGTCTCCACCGCCGACATCGACGCGGCGCTGGCCGCCGACAACACCGCGAAGGGCGGCGAGTTCGCCGCGCAGGCGAAGGCGGCCCTGCCCGACGTCGCCGCCAAGCGCGCGGCGTGGGCGTCGCTCGTGGACAGCGCGGACCTGCCGAACACGGTCGTGCGCTCCGCCGCAGCGGGCTTCACGCACCCCGCGGGGGTCGAAACGCTCGCCTCGTTCGTCGAGCCGTACTTCGAGATGCTGCTGCCGGTGTGGGACTCGCGGACCTATCAGATCGCCAACTACCTCATCACCGGGCTCTACCCCGCCGCGCTGGCCTCCGCCGAGCTGCGTGACGCGACGCGCGCGTGGCTGGCCGCCCACGCCGACGCCCCCGCGGCGCTGCGGCGACTGGTCCAGGAGAACCTCGCCGGTGTCGAGCGGGCCCTCGCGGTGCAGGAGCGCGACGCCGAGGACTGA
- a CDS encoding SulP family inorganic anion transporter has protein sequence MTATVPQAISGPGWRRIASYLRDLAPSRADYAGARRTWRGDLLAGLTVGIVALPLALGFGVSSGVGAEAGLVTAIVAGVLAAVFGGSPVQVSGPTGAMVVVLAPIVATQGVGSVAAVTLLAGGIVLVAGMLGLGRAVSFIPWPVIEGFTLGIAVIIFLQQIPQLVGHAATGHSSNALIAAVQALGEADPVLLAWGVGAALVVAACMVLAPRLHAAIPGSLVGIVVVTLLALVLPTPLPRIGALPAGLPTPALPAVDPAALSALILPAVTVAALAAIESLLSARVAAGMADTGPYDPDRELVGQGIASLGSALFGGMPATGAIARTAVNVRSGGRSRLAAIGHAVVLLVVVLAASGPVATIPLAALAGVLMVTAVRMVHAGTVRAILRSTRSDALAFVLTAVITVSFDLIVAVVIGVILAGIVALRSLSRASSVHREAIGGDAQSGDERIAVLRFDGPLFFAAADRVFEEVSALDDVSVVVLRMSQLELVDATGARMLGDIVQSLERRGITVLIKGVQPRHEDLFRSVGVLGSLRHHKHLFTDLPTAIAHARDHIRRERDAATT, from the coding sequence GTGACCGCCACCGTTCCGCAGGCGATCAGCGGACCCGGCTGGCGCCGCATCGCCTCGTACCTCCGGGACCTCGCCCCGTCCCGCGCCGACTACGCCGGTGCGCGGCGCACGTGGCGGGGCGATCTGCTGGCGGGGCTGACGGTCGGGATCGTCGCCCTGCCACTCGCGCTCGGCTTCGGCGTCAGCTCGGGCGTCGGCGCCGAAGCTGGGCTCGTCACCGCGATCGTCGCGGGCGTGCTGGCCGCCGTGTTCGGCGGCTCGCCCGTGCAAGTGTCGGGTCCCACCGGGGCAATGGTCGTCGTCCTCGCCCCCATCGTCGCGACCCAGGGGGTCGGATCGGTCGCGGCGGTCACGCTCCTCGCCGGCGGCATCGTGCTCGTGGCCGGGATGCTGGGCCTCGGCCGCGCCGTGTCGTTCATCCCGTGGCCCGTCATCGAGGGGTTCACCCTCGGTATCGCCGTCATCATCTTCCTGCAGCAGATCCCGCAGCTGGTCGGTCACGCCGCCACCGGCCACAGCTCGAACGCCCTCATCGCCGCCGTGCAGGCGCTCGGCGAGGCCGATCCTGTCCTCCTCGCGTGGGGCGTCGGAGCGGCTCTGGTCGTGGCGGCATGCATGGTGCTGGCGCCGCGGCTGCACGCGGCGATTCCCGGCTCCTTGGTCGGGATCGTCGTCGTGACGCTCCTCGCGCTCGTCCTGCCGACGCCGCTGCCGCGCATCGGCGCGCTGCCGGCCGGCCTTCCCACCCCCGCCCTTCCCGCCGTCGACCCGGCGGCGCTGTCGGCGCTGATCCTGCCCGCCGTCACGGTCGCCGCTCTCGCCGCGATCGAGTCGCTGCTGTCGGCGCGGGTCGCCGCGGGCATGGCCGACACCGGCCCCTACGACCCCGACCGCGAACTCGTCGGTCAGGGCATCGCCTCCCTCGGCTCGGCCCTGTTCGGGGGCATGCCCGCCACCGGCGCGATCGCCCGCACCGCCGTCAACGTGCGCTCCGGCGGACGCTCGCGACTCGCCGCCATCGGTCACGCCGTCGTCCTGCTGGTCGTGGTGCTCGCGGCATCCGGCCCCGTCGCGACCATCCCTCTGGCGGCTCTCGCCGGCGTCCTCATGGTCACCGCCGTGCGGATGGTGCACGCCGGCACGGTCCGCGCGATCCTGCGCTCGACCCGGTCCGACGCGCTGGCCTTCGTGCTGACGGCGGTGATCACGGTGTCGTTCGACCTCATCGTCGCCGTCGTCATCGGCGTGATCCTCGCCGGCATCGTCGCGCTGCGGAGCCTGTCCCGCGCCTCTTCCGTGCACCGTGAGGCCATCGGCGGCGACGCGCAGTCCGGCGACGAGCGCATCGCCGTGCTCCGCTTCGACGGGCCGCTCTTCTTCGCGGCCGCGGACCGCGTCTTCGAGGAGGTCAGCGCCCTCGACGACGTATCGGTCGTGGTCCTGCGGATGAGTCAGCTCGAACTCGTCGACGCGACGGGGGCGCGGATGCTGGGGGACATCGTCCAGAGCTTGGAGCGGCGTGGCATCACGGTGCTGATCAAGGGCGTGCAGCCCCGTCACGAGGACCTGTTCCGCTCCGTCGGGGTGCTGGGGTCGCTCCGCCACCACAAGCATCTGTTCACCGACCTGCCCACGGCGATCGCCCACGCCCGCGACCACATCCGACGCGAGCGCGACGCCGCGACGACGTAG
- a CDS encoding ArsR/SmtB family transcription factor, with product MPFTHAQRPLYEVKANLFRGLAHPFRIRLLELLATADERSVAELQHETGLEASHLSQHLSVLRRHRLVDSERRASHVYYRLADPRVADLLTAARELLLGILAADGELLTDARALPALPDPPRGSRA from the coding sequence ATGCCATTCACTCACGCGCAGCGCCCGCTCTACGAGGTCAAGGCGAACCTGTTCAGGGGGCTCGCGCACCCGTTCCGCATCCGCCTCCTCGAACTGCTCGCCACCGCCGATGAGCGCAGCGTCGCCGAGCTCCAGCACGAGACCGGCCTGGAGGCCTCCCATCTGTCGCAGCACCTCTCGGTGCTCCGTCGCCACCGCCTCGTCGACTCCGAGCGCCGTGCCAGCCACGTCTATTACCGACTCGCCGATCCTCGCGTCGCCGATCTGCTCACGGCCGCCCGTGAGTTGCTGCTGGGTATCCTCGCCGCCGACGGCGAGCTGCTCACCGACGCGCGCGCCCTCCCGGCGCTGCCCGATCCTCCCCGCGGTTCGCGCGCGTGA
- a CDS encoding ribose-5-phosphate isomerase — translation MRIHIATDHAGLEFSTQLQHHLAEQGHEVIDHGPLEYDPLDDYPAFCIRAAQAVVRDQQAGIPTLGVVFGGSGNGEQIAANKVRGVRAALVWSIATAELAREHNDANVIAIGARQHTVAEAIGYIDRFIQTPFSGEERHARRIAQLAAYEADGTLLPDPRAARGQAQEPAQSLGGESADAMDPEAG, via the coding sequence ATGCGCATCCACATCGCGACCGATCACGCGGGGCTCGAGTTCTCGACGCAGCTGCAGCACCACCTCGCCGAGCAGGGGCACGAGGTCATCGATCACGGCCCACTGGAGTACGACCCGCTCGACGACTACCCGGCGTTCTGCATCCGCGCCGCGCAGGCCGTCGTCCGCGACCAGCAGGCGGGCATCCCCACCCTCGGCGTCGTGTTCGGCGGTTCGGGCAACGGCGAGCAGATCGCCGCGAACAAGGTGCGCGGCGTGCGGGCCGCGCTCGTGTGGAGCATCGCCACGGCCGAACTCGCCCGCGAGCACAACGACGCCAACGTCATCGCGATCGGCGCGCGCCAGCACACCGTCGCCGAGGCCATTGGGTACATCGACCGGTTCATCCAGACGCCGTTCTCCGGTGAGGAGCGTCACGCGCGCCGCATCGCCCAGCTCGCCGCCTATGAGGCGGACGGCACTCTCCTGCCCGACCCGCGTGCCGCCCGTGGGCAGGCTCAGGAACCGGCGCAGAGCCTCGGCGGCGAGTCCGCCGATGCGATGGACCCCGAAGCCGGCTGA
- a CDS encoding Fpg/Nei family DNA glycosylase — MPEGHSVHRIARQFDRNYVGRQVAASSPQGRFVEGAALISGREAVSVRAVGKQMFLEFDGDLWLRVHLGMYGAWDFAGEILVDPTIASANGRMGQTNQRGTDLATASDAPVFDAAVFDAAGENSLSSIGAPRRARGRVRMSEQTRDLVADDETEWPPPVVGQVRLRLLTDVTSADLRGPTACELQSPEEVQATIAKLGPDPLVDDPAEGEERFVATVRRKPTPIGLLLMDQTVVSGIGNVYRAELLYRALLDPHTPGKLVPEQLVREIWRDWTRLLAIGVETGQMMTMDDLDPEAYARAMAHRDDRHWVYHRAGLPCRVCGTAIVLEEMGARKLYWCPSCQK, encoded by the coding sequence ATGCCTGAGGGGCATTCCGTCCACCGCATCGCGCGGCAGTTCGACCGGAACTACGTCGGCCGCCAGGTCGCGGCATCCAGTCCCCAGGGCCGTTTCGTCGAAGGCGCCGCGCTCATCTCGGGGCGCGAGGCGGTGAGCGTCCGCGCCGTCGGCAAGCAGATGTTCCTCGAATTCGACGGCGACCTGTGGCTCCGCGTGCACCTCGGCATGTACGGCGCGTGGGACTTCGCCGGCGAGATCCTCGTCGACCCGACGATCGCGTCGGCCAACGGGCGGATGGGGCAGACCAATCAGCGCGGGACGGATCTCGCCACGGCATCCGATGCTCCCGTGTTCGACGCGGCGGTGTTCGACGCGGCGGGGGAGAACTCGCTGAGCTCGATCGGCGCGCCGCGCCGCGCCCGCGGGCGGGTGCGGATGAGTGAGCAGACGCGCGATCTCGTCGCTGACGACGAGACGGAGTGGCCGCCCCCGGTCGTCGGTCAGGTGCGCCTGCGACTGCTCACCGACGTCACGTCCGCCGATCTGCGCGGGCCGACGGCCTGCGAGCTGCAGAGCCCGGAGGAGGTGCAGGCGACGATCGCGAAGCTCGGTCCCGACCCCCTGGTGGACGACCCCGCCGAGGGGGAGGAGCGGTTCGTCGCCACCGTACGGCGCAAGCCCACTCCGATCGGGCTGCTGCTGATGGATCAGACGGTCGTGAGCGGCATCGGCAACGTCTACCGGGCCGAGCTGCTGTACCGCGCCCTCCTCGACCCGCACACGCCCGGCAAGCTCGTGCCCGAGCAGCTCGTCCGCGAGATCTGGCGCGATTGGACGCGGCTCCTCGCGATCGGTGTCGAGACCGGCCAGATGATGACGATGGACGACCTCGACCCCGAGGCCTACGCCCGCGCCATGGCGCACCGCGACGACCGTCACTGGGTCTACCACCGCGCGGGACTGCCGTGCCGAGTGTGCGGCACGGCGATCGTGCTGGAGGAGATGGGCGCCCGCAAGCTCTACTGGTGCCCGTCGTGTCAGAAGTGA
- a CDS encoding FMN-binding negative transcriptional regulator gives MRQNPSFAMTDAAELRRVIDDNPWMTLVSQTPDGLVASHYAVLLDEDRDDLTIVGHVGKPDDAIHGLGERELLVIVQGPHGYISPGWYGDVPSVPTWNFVSVHLSGIPEILSPEENLRVLDRLVARFESALPQPRLMWQAPNDEEYVRRLERGTVGFRLTPTKVVAKRKLSQNKSDEVVDTIIAELEAGASPYADPRLSAEMRRAHDAIRAARGGPSTGGVAS, from the coding sequence ATGAGGCAGAATCCCAGTTTCGCGATGACGGATGCCGCGGAGCTCCGCCGCGTCATCGACGACAACCCCTGGATGACGCTGGTCAGCCAGACCCCCGACGGTCTCGTCGCGTCGCACTATGCCGTGCTGCTGGACGAGGACCGGGACGACCTCACGATCGTCGGCCACGTCGGCAAGCCCGACGACGCGATCCACGGGCTGGGGGAGCGGGAGCTGCTGGTCATCGTGCAGGGTCCGCACGGCTACATCTCGCCCGGCTGGTACGGCGATGTGCCGAGCGTGCCCACCTGGAACTTCGTGTCGGTGCACCTCAGCGGCATCCCGGAAATCCTCTCGCCCGAGGAGAACCTGCGGGTCCTCGACCGCCTCGTCGCGCGGTTCGAATCGGCCCTGCCGCAGCCGCGACTGATGTGGCAGGCGCCCAACGACGAGGAGTATGTGCGGCGGCTCGAACGCGGCACCGTCGGATTCCGCCTCACGCCGACGAAGGTCGTCGCCAAGCGCAAGCTGAGCCAGAACAAGTCCGACGAGGTGGTCGACACGATCATCGCCGAGCTGGAGGCCGGGGCGAGCCCGTACGCCGACCCGCGCCTGTCCGCGGAGATGCGGCGTGCGCACGACGCGATCCGGGCCGCCCGCGGTGGGCCATCGACCGGCGGGGTGGCGTCGTGA
- a CDS encoding amidohydrolase, with the protein MSGRPQRGEAPDVIANARLTGADRLDPFGDDAVDIHLAAGRIVDIAPAGALPHRGLVLDADGGWVIPGLWDHHVHTVQWALAAQRVPLDGAPSAAAAAALMSRAPVLADGRRVGAGFRDALWPDEMDIVTLDAATGEVPTYLINADVHSVWLNSAALRREGFAVDASGVLREEPAFEISRRLNAADPAVGDTLVAASLQAAAARGVVGIVDFDMAWNAEAWRRRTAAGFDTTRIRFGIYPPQLDRALTEGMRTGDALDERGLVRVGSLKVITDGSLGTRTAACSHAYPGDPHNHGILTVSPDALVELMTRATGGGLSCAVHAIGDVANSHALDAFALSGATGTIEHAQLVAAADVPRFARLGVGASVQPEHAIDDRDMTDAIWADQTAIAYPLRALADADANLLFGSDAPVAPLDPWAAMAAAVHRTRDGRPAWRPEQAVDAAIALAASTEGGSAAATALSPGAAADLAVVDRDPLTAAEPELRATAVSATLLAGRLTHMA; encoded by the coding sequence GTGAGCGGTCGGCCGCAGCGCGGCGAGGCACCCGACGTCATCGCGAACGCGCGCCTCACCGGAGCCGACCGGCTCGACCCTTTCGGCGACGACGCGGTCGACATCCATCTCGCTGCCGGCCGCATCGTCGACATCGCTCCGGCGGGCGCGCTGCCGCACCGTGGGCTCGTGCTCGACGCCGACGGCGGGTGGGTGATCCCCGGGCTCTGGGACCACCACGTGCACACCGTGCAGTGGGCGCTGGCGGCCCAGCGCGTGCCGCTCGACGGCGCGCCCTCGGCGGCCGCGGCGGCTGCCCTGATGAGCCGTGCTCCGGTGCTCGCGGATGGACGCCGGGTCGGTGCCGGGTTCCGCGACGCGCTGTGGCCCGATGAGATGGACATCGTCACCCTCGACGCCGCGACGGGCGAGGTGCCGACCTACCTCATCAACGCCGACGTGCACAGCGTGTGGCTGAACTCCGCGGCCCTGCGTCGAGAGGGCTTCGCCGTCGATGCCTCCGGGGTGCTCCGGGAGGAGCCCGCCTTCGAGATCTCCCGGCGGCTCAACGCCGCCGATCCGGCCGTCGGCGACACGCTCGTCGCGGCGTCGCTGCAGGCCGCCGCCGCGCGCGGCGTCGTCGGCATCGTCGACTTCGACATGGCATGGAACGCCGAGGCATGGCGTCGCCGCACGGCTGCCGGGTTCGACACCACCCGCATCCGTTTCGGCATCTACCCCCCGCAGCTCGATCGTGCCCTCACCGAGGGGATGCGCACCGGCGACGCGCTCGATGAGCGGGGACTCGTCCGCGTGGGCTCACTCAAGGTGATCACCGACGGATCACTGGGCACCCGCACCGCGGCGTGCTCGCACGCCTACCCCGGAGACCCGCACAACCACGGCATCCTCACCGTGTCGCCCGACGCGCTCGTCGAGCTGATGACGCGCGCGACGGGCGGCGGGCTGTCGTGCGCGGTGCACGCGATCGGCGACGTCGCGAACTCCCACGCGCTCGACGCGTTCGCCCTCTCCGGAGCCACCGGCACGATCGAGCATGCGCAACTGGTCGCCGCCGCTGATGTCCCACGCTTCGCGCGGCTCGGCGTCGGAGCGAGTGTGCAGCCGGAGCACGCGATCGACGATCGCGACATGACCGACGCGATCTGGGCGGATCAGACAGCGATCGCGTATCCACTGCGCGCATTGGCGGATGCCGATGCGAACCTGCTGTTCGGATCCGACGCGCCCGTGGCCCCCCTCGACCCCTGGGCCGCGATGGCCGCCGCCGTGCACCGCACTCGCGACGGCCGGCCGGCGTGGCGCCCCGAGCAGGCCGTGGATGCCGCGATCGCCCTCGCGGCGTCGACCGAGGGCGGGTCGGCGGCGGCCACGGCGCTGTCGCCGGGCGCCGCGGCCGACCTGGCCGTCGTGGATCGCGACCCGCTGACGGCGGCGGAGCCGGAGCTGCGCGCCACAGCCGTCTCGGCGACGCTGCTCGCCGGGCGGCTCACCCACATGGCGTGA
- a CDS encoding Dps family protein, which yields MTKTQTISSTAASPEYAASTAQFLTPVALGLQGLAVNGKQAHWNVRGANFIAIHELLDSVVAHAQEFADLAAERIVALGLPIDARLNTVADKTQPTAVPAGFTQWEQVIAAVVSDMDTVIADVQAAIDGLDETDLTSQDVAITIKAGLEKDRWFLSAHLAA from the coding sequence ATGACCAAGACGCAGACGATCTCCTCGACGGCCGCGAGCCCCGAGTACGCCGCCAGCACGGCACAGTTCCTGACGCCGGTCGCGCTCGGCCTGCAGGGCCTCGCCGTCAACGGCAAGCAGGCGCACTGGAACGTTCGTGGCGCGAACTTCATCGCGATCCACGAGCTCCTCGACTCCGTCGTCGCGCACGCGCAGGAGTTCGCCGACCTCGCCGCGGAGCGCATCGTCGCCCTCGGCCTGCCGATCGACGCGCGCCTGAACACCGTCGCCGACAAGACCCAGCCCACCGCGGTGCCGGCCGGCTTCACCCAGTGGGAGCAGGTCATCGCCGCCGTCGTGAGCGACATGGACACCGTGATCGCGGACGTCCAGGCAGCCATCGACGGTCTCGACGAGACCGACCTGACCAGCCAGGACGTCGCGATCACCATCAAGGCGGGCCTGGAGAAGGACCGCTGGTTCCTCTCGGCTCACCTCGCCGCGTAA
- a CDS encoding gamma carbonic anhydrase family protein: MTIADDASILSLPAGSPRVHETAFVAAGARLVGDVSLGEGASVWYNAVVRGDSAPIVLGPGSNLQDNVSVHVDAGHPVLIGADVSVGHNAVVHGCTIGDGSLIGMGSVVLSGAVIGAGCLVAGGAVVLEGTVVPDGSLVAGVPAKVRRALTDDEKAGIVRNAQIYRAHSAAHATASDAR; the protein is encoded by the coding sequence ATGACGATCGCCGACGACGCCTCGATCCTGTCCCTTCCCGCCGGGTCCCCGCGCGTGCACGAGACGGCGTTCGTCGCCGCCGGGGCGCGCCTCGTCGGGGACGTGAGCCTCGGCGAGGGAGCGAGCGTCTGGTACAACGCCGTGGTGCGGGGCGACAGCGCGCCCATCGTGCTCGGGCCGGGCAGCAACCTGCAGGACAACGTGTCGGTGCACGTGGATGCTGGGCACCCCGTCCTGATCGGCGCGGACGTCTCCGTGGGGCACAACGCCGTCGTCCACGGCTGCACGATCGGCGACGGCTCGCTCATCGGGATGGGCAGCGTCGTCCTGTCGGGGGCCGTGATCGGCGCCGGCTGCCTCGTCGCCGGGGGAGCTGTCGTGCTGGAGGGCACCGTCGTGCCGGACGGGTCGCTCGTCGCCGGTGTGCCCGCGAAGGTGCGGCGCGCGTTGACCGATGATGAGAAGGCGGGGATCGTGCGCAACGCCCAGATCTATCGCGCGCACTCCGCCGCCCATGCGACGGCATCCGACGCCCGCTGA